DNA sequence from the Halostella salina genome:
GACCGCGTCGACGACCGTCTCGGCGAGCGTCTCGGCGGCGACGCCGCCGGTGCCCTTGCCGGTCATGCTGGACTCGGCGACCTGCGCGAGCAGGTCGTCGTCCACGTCGGCGTCGATGGCCTGATCCTCGACCGCGTCGACGGCGACCTCGGCCGCGGCGTGGTACCCCTGGACGATCGTCGTCGGGTGGACGTCGTCCTCCAGCAGGCTCTCGGCCTTCGCGAGCAGCTGGCCCGCGAGGACGGCCGCCGTCGTCGTGCCGTCACCGACTTCCTCCTCCTGTGTCTCCGCGACCTCGACGATCATCTCGGCCGCCGGATGCTCGATGTCCATCTCCTGGAGGATCGTCGCCCCGTCGTTGGTGATGACCACGTCCCCGGAGTCGGAGACGAGCATCTTGTCCATCCCCCGCGGGCCGAGCGTCGTGCGGACGGCCTCGTTGACCGCCTTGCCGGCCGCGATGTTGGACTGCTGGGCGTCCTTGCCCTGGGTTCGCTGGCTGTCCTCCGAGAGAACGAACATCGGCTGTCCGCCCATGCGCTGCTGTGGGTTCGACTCTGCCATGGTGAATCCTCACCTCTGAATCGTTTGCGGTTCTATATAAATTTTGCTGGTCCGGTCGGGCGGAACCGCAAGCAACCAGCGGGGTGGCGGCCGGTCGCCGTCCCGCCGGTCCGCGACCGCGAAAACCGGTGCGAAAAAATACCACGGGGGGAAAGCACTACTGAATGCTGGAGCTGGAACACCGGTTCCGCGTGGTCGACGTGCACGCGCGGCTGAATCCGGACGACATGTCGGCGGTCCGCGGCCGGGCCATCTCGCCGGACAAGCTGGAGCGCGAGATGCACCAGGCGGGCGTCGTCCGCTCGGTCGTGTTCCCGAGTTCCGCCGACGACCGGAGCTACCTGCAGGCGAACAACGCCGTCGCCCGGCTCTCCGTCGAGCGACCGTTCGTCGCCTTCGCCCGGATCAACGGGCCGCGGACGCCCGGCGAGTCGGCCGGTGCGCGGCTGCGCAACCTCACCGCCTCGCGCGACGACAGCCACACCTCCCCGGAAGACGTCGAGCAGTACGCCTACGACGACCGCTTCTACGGGTTCAAAATAAACCCCGGCACCGACGGCCTCCCCGACGAGGACGTGCTGGACGAACTCGACGACGTGGGGCTGCCGGTGCTGGTCCACGGCGGCGAGTCCTGCCCGCCCGAGGTCGTCGCGGACGAACTGCTCGACCGCTCGTTCCCGGTCATCCTCGCGCACTTCGGCGGCCACCCGCTCGACCGCGGGCTGATGGACGAGGCGATAGACCTGCTCGGCGAGTACGACGGCTACTACCTCGACACGAGCTTCGTCCGGTACCGCGAACAGCTGGAGCGTGCCCTGCTCGAACACCCCGACCGCGTCATGTTCGGCAGCGGCGCGCCCTCGGCTCACCCGAACGTCGGCGTCATGGAGATACTGACGCTCGACGTCTCCGAGGACAAGATGCGCCGTGCGTTCTCGAAGAACGCGGTCCGCGTGGTCGACGCCCTCGCGCCCGAGAGCGAGCGATAGAACCGCGGCGTTCGTCGCACCGGGGCGGTGACGGGACGGCGACGGCAACGGCGACACGGACGCCGCCGGCCGCGACGGCACGCCCGACGGGAGCGGCGGCTAACGGCGATTCGACACGTCCGGGAGAGCGGTCGCTACAGTTCCTCGGTGCTTCCTTCCGGTTCGCGCTCGCGGAAGATCTGTCCCTCGAACAGGTTCACCATCACGTCGTCGTTTTGCCAGGCGTCCGGGGAGAGGCCGGCCTTCCGGCAGACCCGGGCGAGGTACTCGGCCTCGGACCAGTCGTTCTCGACGGGGACCGTGGGGTAGAGCCAGCCGCTGTCGCGGCCGTCGTCGACGGCGACGCCGTGTGTGCCGAGCTCCATGTCCGACACCGGGTCATCCGTGAGGACGACGTTGCGGACGGCACAGACGGAGACGGTGAGGTTCGACAGTTCGGCGGGCGTGACCTCGGAGCCACAGGAGTCGTCGCTGGCCGCGCGAATGGCGGAGTCAACGATGACGTGTCCGAGCTGTTCGTCGCCCTGATACCCGCCGGAGCAGCCCCGGAGACTCCCCCGTCCCCGCGTCGATTCGAGACGGACGAACGCGCCGGTGCGCGCGTAGAACGCGTCGCGCATGCTCCCCGGCTGCTCGCGCTGTCCGTTTCGAACGTACGACTCGACGGCTTCCCGCGCCAGTTCCACCGCTCGCGCGCCGTCTTCGTACGAGAGATCGACGCTCTGTACCTGAGACATACACAGTCCAATGGGGCAGACGGCCTTCAACCCTTCCCTTCGAACGGTCGAAACCGTGTTCGTACGCGGGAAAGCGGCTCCGAAACGTTGGTATTCGGTACGCAGCTGGTACGTATCTCGCACCCACCCAGTCGCCGGCCGAAGCCGGAACCTACCGTCGGTAAGCACGACTTACTGCGCCGCTGTGGGGCGATCCGACCGAACCACTTAACCGCGGGAGCGGACTACGATCGGACGGTAGAGAGAGCCCGACTGCCGCGGCGCGCGGGCCGGCGACGGCTCGCGCGTGCCACGCGGGACCGTCCCCCCGGGACGCTCCGCGCCCGCGAGGAAAGTCCCCCCACCGCCGGGCGGGCGACCGGGCACAAGCCCGGAGCGGGAGACCGCTGGCTCTGGAACAGAAACGACACGTCTCCGTCCGACCGATGAGGCGCGCGAACCCGACCGAGAGGGAGGGGAGCTAACCCGCCGAGGGAAGGGTGGCCGCGGAAGCGACCACGCGGGCGGAGGACCGATGGAACGGCGAACCCTCGCCGGTGCAAGTCCGCGCGACAGGTAGCCCGGCGAACCCTTCGGGGTGGCGCGGACGCTCAGCCGAATGTCGGGCCGAACAGAAGGGGGCTTACTCCTCTCTGCCGTTCTCCGTGCCGAGACGGCCGTCCGTCCAGCGCCGCACCCGGCCTCGTCCCGACCGAACGAACGACCCCCTTCGCGTCGTACGTCGGACGTGTCAACCGCACGTTCGGTGGTGACGCTCGTCCGGGACCGGAACCTCACCTTTCTCGCGGCGAGCATCGCCTACTACGCGTTCGTCTCGCTGATCCCGCTCATGCTGCTCGCGCTGGTCGTCGCCTCGGCGGTCGGCGGGCAGGCGTTCGCCGACCAGGTCGTCGCGTTCCTCGGACAGTACCTCTCCGGCTCCGGCCAGGAGGTCGTGACGGAGGCGCTGACGAACGCCGAGGGCCGGGTCGGCGCGTCGGTGGTCAGCCTCGTCGCGCTGACCTGGAGCGGCCTGAAGCTGTTCCGCGGGCTCGACATCGCGTTCGACGAGGTGTACGGTGACGAACAACAGCCCGGGCTGGGCGAGCAGGTCCGGGACGCGCTCGTCGTCGTCGCGGCGGTCGGCGCGGCCGCGGTGCTGGTGATCGCCGTCGCCGTCGCGTACCGGACGGTCGACCCGGCGATCCCGTTCGTCAGCGTGTTCGGTTCGCTCGCGCTGGTCGCGGTGCTCGCCGTCGCGTTCCTCCCGCTGTTTTACTTCCTGCCGCCGCGGCGCGTGTCGCTCCGGGAGGCCCTTCCCGGGACGGTGGTCGCCGCTGGCGGGTGGGTCGTCCTCCAGATCGGCTTCCGCGTGTACGCCGGCTACGCCGCGACGTACGAGGCGTACGGCTACATCGGCGGGGTGTTGCTGTTCGTCACGTGGCTGTACTTCGCCAGCATCGTGATCCTCCTCGGGGCGGCCGTCAACGTCGCGCTGGAGTCCGTCGAGCGCTGACCGCGCTACTCGAACCCGACCGATTCGGCGTCCGCCCGTGCGCGGGCCGCCGCCTCGTCGATGTCGAACTCCCGGACCACCTCGCCGTCGCGGACCAGCGGCTCCAGCAGTGACTCGGCGTCGGCGGGCGCGTCGGCGGCCGCGAGCCCGACGTGGTGGCGGCCGTCGGGCGTCCGGTAGACCTGCTTGACTCCCGAGAGCTTCCCGCGCTTGGCGACGGGGTCGCCGTCGACCGAAACGATGTCCAGCCCGAAGTCCAGCGGGTCGGCGTCGGTGACGTAGCTCCCGACGCCGAAGCCG
Encoded proteins:
- a CDS encoding YihY/virulence factor BrkB family protein, coding for MSTARSVVTLVRDRNLTFLAASIAYYAFVSLIPLMLLALVVASAVGGQAFADQVVAFLGQYLSGSGQEVVTEALTNAEGRVGASVVSLVALTWSGLKLFRGLDIAFDEVYGDEQQPGLGEQVRDALVVVAAVGAAAVLVIAVAVAYRTVDPAIPFVSVFGSLALVAVLAVAFLPLFYFLPPRRVSLREALPGTVVAAGGWVVLQIGFRVYAGYAATYEAYGYIGGVLLFVTWLYFASIVILLGAAVNVALESVER
- a CDS encoding amidohydrolase family protein gives rise to the protein MLELEHRFRVVDVHARLNPDDMSAVRGRAISPDKLEREMHQAGVVRSVVFPSSADDRSYLQANNAVARLSVERPFVAFARINGPRTPGESAGARLRNLTASRDDSHTSPEDVEQYAYDDRFYGFKINPGTDGLPDEDVLDELDDVGLPVLVHGGESCPPEVVADELLDRSFPVILAHFGGHPLDRGLMDEAIDLLGEYDGYYLDTSFVRYREQLERALLEHPDRVMFGSGAPSAHPNVGVMEILTLDVSEDKMRRAFSKNAVRVVDALAPESER
- a CDS encoding TIGR00296 family protein encodes the protein MSQVQSVDLSYEDGARAVELAREAVESYVRNGQREQPGSMRDAFYARTGAFVRLESTRGRGSLRGCSGGYQGDEQLGHVIVDSAIRAASDDSCGSEVTPAELSNLTVSVCAVRNVVLTDDPVSDMELGTHGVAVDDGRDSGWLYPTVPVENDWSEAEYLARVCRKAGLSPDAWQNDDVMVNLFEGQIFREREPEGSTEEL